A single region of the Nocardioides sp. W7 genome encodes:
- a CDS encoding CotH kinase family protein has product MTASLLTPATYAAATPGPTTSAGHAATTERAPASRRLQLRPAVPRAGSSYRVSGRVPATSPRRVVLQVRRDGVWRTRVRGASSRTGAFRLTWRSRTPQRLRVLAPASAGRAGRAPRTRWVSVPVTVRPRAAAPVVPAVTLTAPPSVAEHRQLQVALASAPAAPGRTAVLQREAGGAWAAVATARTDAAGSATFTATGGDAGAGGPGRERYRAVLEAGAGGGPVASAPVEVVLLQGLPRVEISTDDGMLIGDTNGSGGHDEGDDRSQYSHGLLSIDPRGSALPGTVQGSRFRIRGNSTSWIQDKLPYKVKLDQKVSLLGLPKAKDWVLLANFFDRSLLRNNVAFETARRVEMPWAPRLADVELWLNGSYAGVYQLGESIETGPDRVDIDVDPDGADAAAAANGGYLLEADFWDDTNPRFRTAQGAQIYLQEPEFDSVEQAAPYLERVRADVQDFEDALYSAEFADPVSGYRAHVDVRSFIDWYLVNELMKNIDSGYHGSCWLYRDDGGRLAMGPVWDFDFSAGNRTFSDLDEPTGWFLRRNWYPRWGQDAVSMLQGPEGHWLNRMFADPWFVGQVEDRWEQVRTDLLGMPDYLRAQADRLAPAATRNFAPRLQGGAGMQLGQTFLESDGVFHDGWPAYVADLDGWLTRRLAWLDGQLRPAGRR; this is encoded by the coding sequence GTGACCGCCTCCCTCCTGACCCCCGCGACGTACGCCGCCGCGACCCCCGGACCCACGACGAGCGCCGGACACGCCGCCACGACCGAGCGCGCCCCCGCGAGCCGGCGGCTGCAGCTGCGGCCGGCCGTGCCGCGGGCCGGGAGCAGCTACCGGGTCTCCGGCCGGGTGCCGGCGACCTCGCCACGCCGGGTCGTCCTGCAGGTCCGCCGGGACGGTGTGTGGCGCACCCGGGTCCGGGGAGCCAGCAGCCGGACCGGCGCCTTCCGCCTCACCTGGCGCTCCCGGACCCCGCAACGGCTCCGGGTGCTGGCCCCGGCCTCGGCCGGGCGGGCCGGGCGAGCCCCCCGAACCCGCTGGGTGTCCGTGCCGGTCACGGTGCGGCCCCGCGCCGCCGCCCCGGTGGTGCCCGCCGTGACCCTCACCGCGCCGCCGTCCGTCGCCGAGCACCGGCAGCTGCAGGTCGCCCTGGCGTCGGCGCCGGCGGCGCCCGGCCGGACCGCCGTGCTCCAGCGCGAGGCGGGCGGCGCCTGGGCCGCCGTGGCGACCGCCCGGACCGACGCGGCCGGGTCCGCGACGTTCACCGCCACCGGCGGGGACGCCGGCGCCGGCGGCCCTGGCCGGGAGCGCTACCGCGCCGTCCTGGAGGCCGGGGCGGGAGGCGGTCCGGTCGCCTCGGCGCCGGTCGAGGTGGTGCTGCTCCAGGGCCTGCCCCGGGTCGAGATCAGCACCGACGACGGGATGCTGATCGGTGACACCAACGGCAGCGGCGGCCACGACGAGGGCGACGACCGGAGCCAGTACAGCCACGGTCTGCTCAGCATCGACCCGCGCGGCTCGGCGCTGCCCGGCACCGTGCAGGGCTCGCGCTTCCGCATCCGGGGCAACTCCACCTCCTGGATCCAGGACAAGCTGCCGTACAAGGTCAAGCTCGACCAGAAGGTCTCGCTGCTCGGGCTGCCGAAGGCCAAGGACTGGGTGCTGCTGGCGAACTTCTTCGACCGCTCGCTGCTGCGCAACAACGTGGCCTTCGAGACCGCGCGCCGGGTCGAGATGCCCTGGGCGCCCCGGCTGGCGGACGTCGAGCTCTGGCTCAACGGCAGCTATGCGGGGGTCTACCAGCTCGGCGAGAGCATCGAGACCGGACCCGATCGCGTCGACATCGACGTGGACCCCGACGGCGCCGACGCCGCCGCGGCGGCCAACGGCGGCTACCTGCTGGAGGCGGACTTCTGGGACGACACCAACCCGCGCTTCCGCACCGCGCAGGGCGCCCAGATCTACCTCCAGGAACCCGAGTTCGACTCCGTCGAGCAGGCGGCGCCGTACCTGGAACGCGTCCGCGCGGACGTCCAGGACTTCGAGGACGCGCTGTACTCCGCGGAGTTCGCCGACCCCGTGAGCGGTTACCGCGCCCACGTCGACGTCCGGTCCTTCATCGACTGGTACCTCGTCAACGAGCTGATGAAGAACATCGACTCCGGCTACCACGGCAGCTGCTGGCTGTACCGCGACGACGGCGGCCGGCTCGCGATGGGCCCGGTCTGGGACTTCGACTTCTCGGCCGGCAACCGGACCTTCTCCGACCTCGACGAGCCGACCGGGTGGTTCCTGCGGCGCAACTGGTACCCGCGCTGGGGCCAGGACGCGGTGTCGATGCTCCAGGGGCCCGAGGGCCACTGGCTGAACCGGATGTTCGCGGACCCGTGGTTCGTCGGTCAGGTCGAGGACCGCTGGGAGCAGGTCCGCACCGACCTGCTCGGGATGCCCGACTACCTGCGCGCCCAGGCCGACCGGTTGGCGCCGGCGGCCACCCGCAACTTCGCCCCGCGGCTGCAGGGCGGCGCCGGCATGCAGCTCGGCCAGACGTTCCTCGAGAGCGACGGCGTCTTCCACGACGGCTGGCCGGCGTACGTCGCGGACCTCGACGGCTGGCTCACCCGGCGGCTGGCCTGGCTCGACGGGCAGCTGCGGCCGGCCGGCCGGCGCTGA
- the dapD gene encoding 2,3,4,5-tetrahydropyridine-2,6-dicarboxylate N-succinyltransferase produces MTTAAWGFGLTTIAADDSVLDTWFPAPALGEKPADVAAPPELTALTGRDEARDVTREVRLVEIADLAAAPTSTEEAWLRLHLLSARLVVPHGLSLDGVFGLLTNVVWTSAGPCAVEGFELTRARLRATGQHVSVYGVDKFPRMVDYVVPSGVRIADADRVRLGAHLASGTTVMHEGFVNFNAGTLGASMVEGRISGGVVVGDGSDVGGGASIMGTLSGGGKQVISIGERCLLGANSGLGISLGDDCVVEAGTYVTAGTKVTITDMDGKPKIVKALALSGASNVLFRRNSVTGAIEAVPWKSEGVTLNAALHAN; encoded by the coding sequence GTGACCACCGCTGCCTGGGGCTTCGGCCTGACGACCATCGCCGCCGACGACTCCGTCCTCGACACCTGGTTCCCCGCGCCCGCGCTGGGCGAGAAGCCCGCCGACGTGGCCGCGCCCCCCGAGCTGACCGCGCTGACGGGCCGCGACGAGGCGCGCGACGTGACCCGCGAGGTCCGGCTCGTCGAGATCGCCGACCTGGCCGCGGCGCCCACCTCGACCGAGGAGGCCTGGCTGCGGCTGCACCTGCTGAGCGCGCGCCTGGTCGTGCCCCACGGACTCTCCCTGGACGGTGTCTTCGGCCTGCTCACCAATGTCGTGTGGACCTCGGCCGGACCGTGCGCGGTCGAGGGCTTCGAGCTCACCCGGGCCCGACTGCGGGCCACCGGCCAGCACGTCAGCGTGTACGGCGTCGACAAGTTCCCGCGGATGGTCGACTACGTCGTCCCGTCGGGCGTCCGGATCGCCGACGCCGACCGGGTCCGTCTCGGTGCCCACCTCGCGTCCGGCACCACCGTCATGCACGAGGGCTTCGTGAACTTCAACGCCGGCACCCTCGGCGCCTCGATGGTCGAGGGCCGGATCTCCGGCGGCGTCGTCGTCGGGGACGGCTCCGACGTCGGCGGCGGTGCCTCGATCATGGGCACCCTCTCCGGCGGTGGGAAGCAGGTGATCTCGATCGGCGAGCGCTGCCTGCTCGGCGCCAACTCCGGCCTCGGCATCTCGCTCGGCGACGACTGCGTCGTCGAGGCCGGCACCTACGTCACGGCGGGGACCAAGGTGACCATCACGGACATGGACGGCAAGCCGAAGATCGTCAAGGCGCTGGCACTGTCGGGCGCGAGCAACGTGCTGTTCCGCCGCAACTCGGTCACCGGCGCCATCGAGGCCGTGCCGTGGAAGTCCGAGGGCGTCACGCTCAACGCCGCCCTGCACGCGAACTGA
- a CDS encoding DNA polymerase ligase N-terminal domain-containing protein, with the protein MGDDETDARPVFVLHEHHRPRHHFDLRLEEGGVLRSWAVPKGLPTDSRHDRLAVAVDDHDLEHASYTDEHKEIADAGWWELVDRTERRFVFVLHGGSGGRRYALIRTGGGSDWLLHLTKEQL; encoded by the coding sequence GTGGGCGACGACGAGACGGACGCGCGACCGGTCTTCGTGCTGCACGAGCACCACCGGCCCCGCCACCACTTCGATCTGCGCCTGGAGGAGGGCGGGGTGCTCCGGTCCTGGGCGGTCCCCAAGGGGCTCCCGACCGACAGTCGACACGACCGGCTCGCCGTGGCGGTCGACGACCACGACCTGGAGCACGCGTCGTACACCGACGAGCACAAGGAGATCGCCGACGCCGGCTGGTGGGAGCTGGTCGACCGCACCGAGCGGCGGTTCGTGTTCGTGCTGCACGGTGGCTCCGGCGGCCGGCGCTACGCGCTGATCCGGACCGGCGGCGGGTCGGACTGGCTCCTGCACCTGACGAAGGAGCAGCTCTGA
- a CDS encoding PepSY domain-containing protein yields the protein MSTRRSTRSPVLTALLVGPLTLGLVACGDDDGDDRDDAAERSASSTADPSGPASSEPASGPAGDDVVLAAAATAAGAVPGGVLFTLDLEAAGWDAEVVAADGTAHDLTVSADGASVTRDPVVDADDADDLAERQQLLADATVDVAGAVEAARTAVPSGTVTGLDLDLSAGTAVWEVQLDEDTATEQTVTVDAGTGEVLRTERDD from the coding sequence ATGTCGACCCGCCGCTCCACCCGCTCCCCCGTCCTGACCGCCCTGCTCGTCGGCCCCCTCACCCTCGGCCTGGTCGCCTGCGGGGACGACGACGGCGACGACCGGGACGACGCCGCCGAGCGCTCGGCGAGCTCCACCGCCGACCCCTCCGGACCGGCCTCCTCCGAGCCGGCATCCGGGCCGGCGGGCGACGACGTCGTGCTCGCCGCAGCCGCGACCGCGGCCGGTGCGGTGCCCGGCGGCGTCCTGTTCACCCTCGACCTCGAGGCCGCGGGCTGGGACGCCGAGGTGGTCGCCGCCGACGGCACCGCCCACGACCTCACGGTCTCGGCCGACGGCGCGAGCGTGACGCGCGACCCGGTGGTCGACGCCGACGACGCCGACGACCTGGCCGAGCGTCAGCAGCTGCTGGCGGACGCGACCGTCGACGTCGCGGGCGCGGTCGAGGCGGCGCGGACCGCCGTACCCTCCGGCACCGTCACCGGGCTCGACCTGGACCTCAGCGCCGGCACCGCCGTGTGGGAGGTCCAGCTCGACGAGGACACCGCGACCGAGCAGACCGTCACCGTCGACGCCGGGACGGGCGAGGTGCTCCGGACCGAGCGCGACGACTGA
- a CDS encoding Uma2 family endonuclease, producing the protein MSVRREDPLRRVRMSWEEFLELPEWPRAEWVDGEVVMLVAPPVFDHGTAQTQLTLLLAPLFPDCWVVPGVFLALPCNRVRLPDLMLVAERPADGWVRAAPILVVEVLSPSTRSEDTIRKSMEYAEGGAQQHWVVDPDLRAIDLWRNVDGEWTLLARVDDDRPTAEVELAGVTVPIDLRQILRD; encoded by the coding sequence GTGTCGGTCAGGCGAGAAGATCCGCTGCGTCGGGTCCGCATGTCCTGGGAGGAGTTCCTGGAGCTTCCCGAGTGGCCCCGCGCCGAGTGGGTCGACGGGGAGGTGGTGATGCTCGTGGCCCCTCCGGTGTTCGACCACGGGACTGCCCAGACGCAGCTCACCTTGTTGCTGGCGCCGCTCTTTCCGGACTGTTGGGTGGTCCCTGGGGTCTTCCTCGCCCTCCCGTGCAACCGGGTGCGCCTGCCCGACCTGATGCTGGTCGCGGAGCGGCCCGCCGACGGCTGGGTCCGGGCCGCCCCGATCCTCGTGGTCGAGGTGCTGTCGCCGTCGACCCGCTCGGAGGACACCATCCGCAAGTCGATGGAGTACGCCGAGGGCGGCGCCCAGCAGCACTGGGTGGTCGATCCCGACCTCCGGGCGATCGACCTGTGGCGCAACGTCGACGGGGAGTGGACGCTGCTCGCCCGTGTGGACGACGACCGTCCGACGGCCGAGGTCGAGCTGGCCGGGGTCACGGTGCCGATCGACCTGCGCCAGATCCTGCGCGACTGA
- the ileS gene encoding isoleucine--tRNA ligase: MTYPKVFTDAAGAVPSSPKFPQVEERVLAYWAADGTFQASIDQRDPGADGSNEFVFYDGPPFANGLPHYGHLLTGYVKDLVPRYQTMRGKRVERRFGWDTHGLPAELEAMRLNGIKTTDEIVEMGIDKFNDACRESVMKYTGEWREYVTRQARWVDFDNDYRTMNPDYMESVIWAFKGLHDKGLVYEGFRVLPYCWNDETPLSNHELRMDDDVYQMRQDPAVTVGYDVSTDGPLQGVKLLVWTTTPWTLPSNLAVMVGADIDYVVVAHEGTRYLLAESRLASYARELAGEDGEFEVVSRHLGAELVGLTYTPPFAYYLGHENAFRVVAAEFVTTTDGTGLVHTAGAFGEDDKVVTDREGIEAVMPVGKDGRFTFPVTDYEGLQVFDANLPIIEHLRNTTKVSRGEEGTETGSVTPGTVLLRRETYDHSYPHCWRCREPLIYKGVSSWFVEVTAIKERMLELNQQIRWVPDHIQDGQFGRWLENARDWSITRNRFWGSPVPVWKSDDPAYPRLDVYGSFEELERDFGRLPRNADGERDLHRPWVDELTRPNPDDPTGASTMRRVADVLDVWFDSGSMSYAQVHYPFENAEWFDGTAEKKGHFPGDFIVEYIGQTRGWFYTLHILATALFDKPAFEACISHGIVLGSDGNKMSKSLRNYPDVSEVFDRDGADAMRWFLMSSPILRGGNLVVTEQGIRDSVRQVLMPLWNSWYFFQLYANAAGEGYDASSRTDSTDPLDRYLLAKCRQYVEEMTRTLDDYAVADACDVTRSFLDVLTNWYIRRSRDRFWGDNTDAFDTLFTVLEVVCRTTAPLLPLTTEEVWRGLTGGRSVHLTDWPSAEELPADDALVAAMDQVRDVCSATSALRKAANLRNRLPLATLTVVVDDPAALAGFEGIVRDEVNVKQVRLLAADAPEAASYGVAQRLSVNARAAGPRLGKDVQVAIKGSKSGDWSVAEDGTVTAGGLALQEGEYTLETVAGAADDSTVVGMLPRGGFVVLDTAVTPELAAEGVARDLVRAVQQARRDAGLEVSDRIALTVAGSEAVQTAARTHEQLITSETLATRYDVVAGPDGEPTITVTKA; encoded by the coding sequence ATGACCTACCCCAAGGTCTTCACCGACGCCGCGGGCGCCGTCCCCTCGAGCCCGAAGTTCCCGCAGGTCGAGGAGCGGGTGCTGGCCTACTGGGCCGCCGACGGCACCTTCCAGGCCAGCATCGACCAGCGCGACCCCGGCGCCGACGGCTCCAACGAGTTCGTGTTCTACGACGGCCCGCCGTTCGCCAACGGCCTGCCGCACTACGGCCACCTGCTCACCGGCTACGTCAAGGACCTGGTCCCGCGCTACCAGACCATGCGTGGCAAGCGGGTCGAGCGCCGGTTCGGCTGGGACACCCACGGGCTGCCGGCCGAGCTGGAGGCGATGCGGCTCAACGGGATCAAGACGACTGACGAGATCGTCGAGATGGGCATCGACAAGTTCAACGACGCCTGTCGCGAGTCGGTGATGAAGTACACCGGGGAGTGGCGCGAGTACGTCACCCGCCAGGCCCGCTGGGTCGATTTCGACAACGACTACCGCACCATGAACCCCGACTACATGGAGTCGGTCATCTGGGCCTTCAAGGGCCTGCACGACAAGGGCCTGGTCTACGAGGGCTTCCGCGTGCTGCCCTACTGCTGGAACGACGAGACGCCGCTGTCCAACCACGAGCTGCGGATGGACGACGACGTCTACCAGATGCGTCAGGACCCGGCCGTGACCGTCGGGTACGACGTCAGCACCGACGGCCCGCTCCAGGGTGTGAAGCTGCTGGTCTGGACGACCACGCCGTGGACGCTGCCGAGCAACCTCGCGGTGATGGTCGGCGCCGACATCGACTACGTGGTCGTCGCGCACGAGGGGACCCGCTACCTGCTGGCCGAGTCGCGGCTGGCGTCGTACGCCCGGGAGCTGGCGGGGGAGGACGGCGAGTTCGAGGTCGTCTCGCGCCACCTCGGTGCCGAGCTGGTCGGGCTGACCTACACCCCGCCGTTCGCCTACTACCTGGGTCACGAGAACGCCTTCCGCGTCGTCGCGGCCGAGTTCGTCACCACCACCGACGGCACCGGGCTGGTGCACACCGCCGGCGCCTTCGGTGAGGACGACAAGGTGGTCACCGACCGCGAGGGCATCGAGGCCGTGATGCCGGTCGGCAAGGACGGGCGGTTCACGTTCCCCGTCACCGACTACGAGGGCCTGCAGGTCTTCGACGCGAACCTGCCGATCATCGAGCACCTGCGCAACACCACGAAGGTCTCCCGAGGTGAGGAGGGCACGGAGACCGGCTCGGTCACCCCCGGCACCGTGCTGCTGCGCCGCGAGACCTACGACCACTCCTACCCGCACTGCTGGCGCTGCCGCGAGCCGCTGATCTACAAGGGCGTCTCGTCGTGGTTCGTCGAGGTCACCGCGATCAAGGAGCGGATGCTCGAGCTCAACCAGCAGATCCGCTGGGTGCCCGACCACATCCAGGACGGCCAGTTCGGCCGCTGGCTGGAGAACGCCCGCGACTGGTCGATCACCCGCAACCGGTTCTGGGGCTCCCCGGTGCCGGTGTGGAAGAGCGACGACCCGGCGTACCCCCGCCTCGACGTCTACGGCTCCTTCGAGGAGCTCGAGCGCGACTTCGGCCGGCTGCCGCGCAACGCCGACGGCGAGCGCGACCTGCACCGGCCGTGGGTCGACGAGCTGACCCGCCCGAACCCCGACGACCCCACGGGTGCGTCCACGATGCGCCGGGTCGCCGACGTGCTCGACGTGTGGTTCGACTCGGGTTCGATGTCCTACGCCCAGGTGCACTACCCGTTCGAGAACGCCGAGTGGTTCGACGGCACGGCCGAGAAGAAGGGGCACTTCCCGGGCGACTTCATCGTCGAGTACATCGGCCAGACCCGCGGCTGGTTCTACACGCTGCACATCCTGGCGACCGCGCTGTTCGACAAGCCGGCGTTCGAGGCCTGCATCAGCCACGGCATCGTGCTCGGCTCCGACGGCAACAAGATGTCGAAGTCGCTGCGCAACTACCCCGACGTCAGCGAGGTCTTCGACCGCGACGGCGCCGACGCGATGCGCTGGTTCCTGATGTCCAGCCCGATCCTGCGCGGCGGCAACCTGGTCGTCACCGAGCAGGGCATCCGCGACTCGGTGCGCCAGGTCCTGATGCCGCTGTGGAACAGCTGGTACTTCTTCCAGCTCTACGCCAACGCCGCCGGCGAGGGGTACGACGCGTCCTCGCGCACCGACTCCACCGACCCGCTCGACCGCTACCTGCTGGCCAAGTGCCGCCAGTACGTCGAGGAGATGACCCGCACGCTCGACGACTACGCCGTCGCCGACGCCTGCGACGTGACCCGGTCGTTCCTCGACGTGCTGACCAACTGGTACATCCGGCGCTCGCGCGACCGGTTCTGGGGCGACAACACCGACGCCTTCGACACCCTCTTCACGGTGCTGGAGGTGGTCTGCCGGACCACCGCGCCGCTGCTGCCGCTGACCACCGAGGAGGTCTGGCGCGGGCTCACCGGGGGTCGCTCGGTACACCTGACCGACTGGCCGTCGGCCGAGGAGCTGCCGGCCGACGACGCGCTGGTGGCGGCGATGGACCAGGTGCGCGACGTCTGCTCGGCGACGTCCGCGCTGCGCAAGGCGGCCAACCTGCGCAACCGGCTGCCGCTGGCCACGCTGACCGTGGTCGTCGACGACCCGGCCGCGCTGGCCGGCTTCGAGGGCATCGTCCGCGACGAGGTCAACGTGAAGCAGGTCCGGCTGCTGGCCGCCGACGCGCCCGAGGCGGCGTCGTACGGCGTCGCGCAGCGGCTGAGCGTCAACGCCCGCGCCGCGGGCCCGCGCCTCGGCAAGGACGTGCAGGTCGCGATCAAGGGCTCGAAGTCGGGTGACTGGTCGGTGGCCGAGGACGGCACCGTGACCGCCGGCGGCCTGGCGCTGCAAGAGGGGGAGTACACCCTCGAGACCGTCGCCGGCGCCGCCGACGACAGCACCGTGGTCGGCATGCTCCCGCGCGGCGGCTTCGTCGTCCTCGACACCGCCGTGACGCCCGAGCTGGCTGCCGAGGGCGTGGCCCGCGACCTGGTCCGTGCCGTCCAGCAGGCCCGTCGCGACGCGGGTCTCGAGGTCTCCGACCGGATCGCGCTGACCGTCGCCGGCTCGGAGGCCGTCCAGACCGCCGCCCGCACGCACGAGCAGCTGATCACGTCCGAGACCCTGGCGACGAGGTACGACGTGGTCGCGGGCCCGGACGGCGAGCCCACCATCACCGTCACCAAGGCCTGA
- a CDS encoding ABC transporter permease has protein sequence MTAVLRQSWVMTRRELLHWVREPWTPIFGVAFSIMLLLVFGYLFGGAIELPGGGDYLPYLLPGMFALSMLFGVEATMGAITNDSKKGVTDRFRSMPISSLAVPLGRVGADLANSTLQLAVLMVGGLLVGWRVSGSATDALLAVVLLLWLRFAVLWIGICLGLTFRGEGALMGVQVLVWPLGFLSNLFVAPETMPDWLAFLAQWNPVSATAAACRELFGNPSGITDGVLADHAVLVALAWPAVLTLVFVPLSAQAYRNLSR, from the coding sequence ATGACCGCGGTCCTGCGCCAGAGCTGGGTGATGACCCGGCGCGAGCTGCTGCACTGGGTCCGCGAGCCGTGGACGCCGATCTTCGGGGTCGCGTTCTCGATCATGCTGCTGCTGGTCTTCGGCTACCTCTTCGGCGGCGCGATCGAGCTCCCGGGCGGGGGCGACTACCTGCCCTACCTGCTGCCCGGCATGTTCGCGCTCTCGATGCTCTTCGGCGTCGAGGCGACCATGGGCGCGATCACCAACGACTCGAAGAAGGGCGTGACCGACCGGTTCCGCTCGATGCCGATCAGCAGCCTCGCCGTCCCCCTCGGCCGGGTCGGGGCCGACCTCGCCAACTCGACCCTCCAGCTGGCGGTGCTGATGGTGGGCGGGCTGCTGGTCGGCTGGCGGGTCTCCGGGTCGGCGACCGATGCGCTGCTGGCCGTCGTACTGCTGCTGTGGCTGCGGTTCGCGGTGCTGTGGATCGGGATCTGTCTCGGTCTGACCTTCCGAGGCGAGGGCGCGCTGATGGGCGTGCAGGTGCTGGTGTGGCCGCTCGGGTTCCTCTCGAACCTGTTCGTCGCGCCCGAGACGATGCCCGACTGGCTGGCCTTCCTGGCCCAGTGGAACCCGGTCTCGGCCACCGCCGCCGCCTGCCGCGAGCTGTTCGGCAACCCCAGCGGCATCACCGACGGCGTGCTCGCCGACCACGCCGTGCTCGTCGCGCTCGCCTGGCCCGCCGTACTCACCCTGGTCTTCGTGCCGTTGTCCGCCCAGGCCTACCGCAACCTCTCCCGCTGA
- a CDS encoding ATP-binding cassette domain-containing protein: MPTLSPLVARGLRKRYGDTLALDGFDLSVEAGTVHALLGPNGAGKTTAVRIFATLVGYDEGEVLVAHENLRHRPEAARRAIGLVGQSSALDEVLFGRENLVMFGRLHGLSKSAAETRATELLADFGLTDAADRKVSTYSGGMRRRLDIAAALVRTPRVLFLDEPTTGLDPRGRHEVWETVRRVVAAGTTVLLTTQYLDEADQLADRITVLGAGRVIAEGTSAELKRRLGGDRVTVTLSTVADLERAAVATGGAVDPDTLQVTVEAGPGGGAATLLDVVRALDRAGIGVDDVLLRRPTLDEVFLHLTAPTDHEEVDR; this comes from the coding sequence ATGCCCACCCTCTCCCCACTCGTCGCCCGCGGACTGCGCAAGCGGTACGGCGACACGCTCGCCCTGGACGGCTTCGACCTGAGCGTCGAAGCCGGGACCGTGCACGCTCTCCTGGGCCCCAACGGCGCCGGCAAGACCACCGCCGTGCGCATCTTCGCCACCCTGGTCGGCTACGACGAGGGTGAGGTGCTCGTCGCGCACGAGAACCTGCGTCACCGGCCCGAAGCGGCGCGCCGGGCGATCGGGCTGGTCGGGCAGTCCTCGGCCCTCGACGAGGTGCTGTTCGGCCGCGAGAACCTCGTCATGTTCGGCCGACTCCACGGCCTGTCCAAGTCGGCCGCCGAGACCCGGGCGACCGAGCTGCTCGCGGACTTCGGCCTCACCGACGCGGCCGACCGGAAGGTGTCGACGTACTCCGGCGGCATGCGGCGCCGCCTCGACATCGCTGCGGCGCTGGTCCGCACACCGCGGGTGCTGTTCCTCGACGAGCCCACCACCGGGCTGGACCCGCGGGGCCGGCACGAGGTCTGGGAGACGGTACGACGCGTGGTCGCCGCTGGCACGACGGTGCTGCTGACGACCCAGTACCTCGACGAGGCCGACCAGCTCGCCGATCGGATCACCGTGCTCGGCGCCGGCCGGGTGATCGCCGAGGGCACCAGCGCGGAGCTGAAGCGCCGGCTGGGCGGCGACCGGGTGACGGTCACGCTCAGCACCGTCGCCGACCTCGAGCGGGCCGCCGTCGCGACCGGCGGCGCCGTCGACCCCGACACCCTGCAGGTGACGGTCGAGGCCGGCCCCGGCGGTGGGGCGGCCACCCTGCTGGACGTCGTCCGTGCCCTCGACCGGGCCGGGATCGGGGTCGACGACGTGCTGCTGCGCCGGCCGACGCTCGACGAGGTCTTCCTGCACCTGACCGCACCGACCGACCACGAGGAGGTGGACCGATGA
- a CDS encoding TetR/AcrR family transcriptional regulator, protein MPADPDPALRLLWRHVVPAEQAARRGPKQKLSVDQVVDAAIELADRDGLAALSMRGLAQHLGLGAMTLYSYVPGRNELIALMVDQAIGEAELPELPVELRGRLELVARQQYDVCRRHPWLLEVSGLRPWLGPHASERYEWQLSAVEGVGLDDIEMDQTVALLSGYATSIARALHEVQRAERESGLTELEWWEANAEALGEVMQYRSYPLAGRVGSAAGEAYQAASDPARELEFGLARIVDGLLVHLGRV, encoded by the coding sequence ATGCCCGCCGATCCCGACCCCGCCCTGCGCCTGCTCTGGCGGCACGTCGTCCCGGCGGAGCAGGCGGCCCGGCGGGGTCCCAAGCAGAAGCTCTCCGTCGACCAGGTGGTCGACGCAGCGATCGAGCTCGCCGACCGGGACGGCCTCGCCGCACTGTCGATGCGTGGTCTCGCCCAGCATCTCGGGCTGGGGGCGATGACGCTCTACAGCTACGTGCCCGGTCGCAACGAGCTGATCGCCCTGATGGTCGACCAGGCGATCGGCGAGGCCGAGCTGCCGGAGCTCCCGGTGGAGCTACGCGGTCGGCTGGAGCTCGTCGCCCGCCAGCAGTACGACGTCTGCCGCCGCCACCCGTGGCTGCTGGAGGTGTCCGGGCTGCGGCCCTGGCTGGGTCCGCACGCCTCGGAGCGCTACGAGTGGCAGCTCTCCGCGGTCGAGGGTGTCGGCCTGGACGACATCGAGATGGACCAGACGGTCGCGCTGCTCAGTGGCTACGCGACGAGCATCGCCCGCGCCCTGCACGAGGTGCAGCGTGCGGAGCGGGAGTCCGGCCTGACCGAGCTGGAGTGGTGGGAGGCGAACGCCGAGGCACTCGGCGAGGTGATGCAGTACCGCTCCTACCCGCTGGCCGGCCGGGTCGGGTCGGCCGCGGGGGAGGCCTACCAGGCGGCCTCCGACCCGGCCCGCGAGCTGGAGTTCGGCCTCGCGCGGATCGTCGACGGCCTGCTGGTGCACCTCGGCCGCGTCTGA